A region of Myxococcus stipitatus DSM 14675 DNA encodes the following proteins:
- a CDS encoding ABC transporter permease — translation METFLRDLRYTLRSLRASPGFTLVAVLALALGIGANSAVFSVVNGVLLTSPPFEEPDRLLHLSNDIQKANLEGISVSYPEYQDFTTLPRVFDSVAAFSWRDMTLTGGAAAQRFGVVHGTSSIFSTLGMTPVLGRGFTAEEATAGAQKVVVLTHKAWRTVFLEDPQVLGKSLQLDGEPYTVVGVLPRGVAYPESTELYVPLVLKPEDATKRTSRSLTALARMKPGVTLEQARADVTRVAGEMAAQEPRYNGIGWSIRITPLEDTVVGDVRGTLWLLLGAVGFVLLVACSSVANLMLARAAAREREVSIRAALGASRGRLVAQFLTESLVLSVVGGGLGLLFALWGTDALLAFVGDGLPRVSQVRLDPTSVVFTVGVSLLTGLVFGLVPALQASRADLNATMREGSRGTEGGRSGRLRSGLVVAQVALALVLLVGAGLVMKSLLALHEVDEGFTPEGVLAGRFALPSARYAEPARKLAFERELLERLKTLPGVESAGLTNLLPLGGITTRGLEFESRPETPGEVMPAVDFRVASPDYLRTLKAKLLQGRLHETIGELDAPAEVVINKTFADVYWPQGNALGQRISLEPERRWSTVVGIVDDLREWGLSSPARPAAYWSLAAAPGSFRGLVVRVKSGTPESVRSAVEAELRAVDADLPLYGVTSLSKVVDESIGSRSLLAWLMGLFAGTALLLAALGIAGVVGYSVTRRTREMGIRMALGAARSDVLLLVLRQGLKLVGLGVAVGLVMSLGLTRFLGSLLYGVTAYDPWTFVGVAALLSMVALLATWLPARRASRVDPIISLKAE, via the coding sequence ATGGAGACGTTCCTTCGAGACTTGCGCTACACGCTGCGCTCGCTGCGCGCGAGCCCGGGCTTCACGCTGGTGGCGGTCCTCGCGCTGGCGCTGGGCATCGGCGCCAACAGCGCCGTCTTCAGCGTGGTGAACGGGGTGCTCCTCACGTCTCCTCCGTTCGAGGAGCCGGACCGGCTGCTGCACCTGTCCAATGACATCCAGAAGGCCAACCTGGAGGGCATCTCCGTCTCGTATCCGGAGTACCAGGACTTCACCACGCTGCCGCGCGTGTTCGACTCGGTGGCGGCGTTCTCCTGGCGGGACATGACGCTGACGGGAGGCGCCGCGGCGCAGCGCTTCGGCGTGGTGCATGGCACCTCCTCGATTTTCAGCACGCTGGGCATGACGCCCGTGCTGGGCCGAGGCTTCACCGCGGAGGAGGCGACCGCGGGTGCGCAGAAGGTCGTGGTGCTGACGCACAAGGCCTGGCGCACCGTCTTCCTGGAAGACCCCCAGGTGCTGGGCAAGTCCCTGCAACTCGACGGCGAGCCGTACACGGTGGTGGGCGTGCTGCCCCGCGGTGTGGCCTACCCGGAGAGCACCGAGCTCTACGTGCCCCTCGTCCTCAAGCCGGAGGACGCCACGAAGCGCACCTCGCGCTCCCTCACCGCCCTGGCGCGGATGAAGCCCGGGGTGACGCTGGAGCAGGCTCGCGCGGATGTGACGCGGGTCGCGGGGGAGATGGCGGCGCAGGAGCCTCGCTACAACGGGATTGGCTGGTCCATCCGCATCACCCCGCTGGAGGACACGGTGGTGGGGGACGTGCGAGGGACGCTGTGGCTGCTGCTGGGCGCGGTGGGCTTCGTGCTGCTGGTGGCGTGCAGCAGCGTGGCCAACTTGATGCTGGCGCGTGCGGCGGCGCGTGAGCGCGAGGTGTCCATCCGCGCGGCGCTGGGCGCGAGCCGGGGGCGCCTGGTGGCGCAGTTCCTCACGGAGAGCCTGGTCCTGTCCGTGGTCGGCGGTGGGCTGGGACTCCTGTTCGCGCTGTGGGGAACGGACGCGCTCCTGGCCTTCGTGGGAGACGGGCTGCCTCGCGTGTCGCAGGTGCGGCTGGACCCGACGTCGGTGGTCTTCACCGTGGGCGTGTCGCTGCTCACGGGCCTGGTGTTCGGCCTGGTGCCCGCGCTGCAAGCAAGCCGCGCGGACCTGAACGCGACGATGCGCGAGGGCTCACGAGGCACGGAGGGTGGCCGCTCGGGGCGGCTGCGCTCGGGCCTGGTGGTGGCGCAGGTGGCGCTGGCGCTGGTGTTGCTCGTGGGCGCGGGCCTGGTGATGAAGAGCCTGCTCGCGCTGCATGAGGTCGACGAGGGCTTCACGCCGGAGGGGGTGCTGGCGGGGCGCTTCGCGCTGCCCTCGGCGCGCTACGCCGAGCCCGCCCGCAAGCTGGCCTTCGAGCGCGAGCTGCTGGAGCGGCTGAAGACGCTCCCTGGCGTGGAGTCAGCGGGGCTCACCAACCTGTTGCCCCTGGGTGGCATCACCACGCGGGGCCTGGAGTTCGAGAGCCGGCCCGAGACGCCGGGCGAGGTGATGCCCGCGGTGGACTTCCGCGTGGCGAGCCCGGACTACCTGCGCACGCTGAAGGCGAAGCTGCTCCAGGGGCGCCTGCACGAGACCATCGGCGAGCTGGATGCCCCCGCGGAGGTGGTCATCAACAAGACCTTCGCGGACGTGTATTGGCCGCAGGGCAACGCGCTGGGCCAGCGCATCTCGCTGGAGCCCGAGCGGCGGTGGTCGACGGTGGTGGGCATCGTGGATGACCTGCGCGAGTGGGGCCTCTCTTCACCCGCGCGGCCCGCGGCCTACTGGTCGCTCGCGGCGGCGCCCGGGTCCTTCCGAGGGCTCGTGGTCCGGGTGAAGTCCGGGACGCCGGAGTCGGTGCGCTCGGCGGTGGAGGCGGAGTTGCGCGCGGTGGACGCGGACCTGCCGCTGTATGGCGTGACGTCGCTCTCGAAGGTGGTCGATGAGTCCATCGGCTCGCGCAGCCTGCTGGCCTGGCTGATGGGCTTGTTCGCGGGGACGGCGCTGCTGCTGGCCGCGCTGGGCATCGCCGGGGTCGTCGGCTACTCCGTCACGCGGCGCACGCGGGAGATGGGCATCCGCATGGCCTTGGGGGCCGCCCGCTCCGACGTGCTGCTGCTGGTGCTGCGCCAGGGGTTGAAGCTGGTGGGCCTGGGCGTGGCGGTGGGGCTGGTGATGTCGCTGGGGCTGACCCGCTTCCTGGGGTCCCTCCTGTACGGCGTGACGGCGTATGACCCGTGGACCTTCGTAGGGGTCGCGGCGCTCCTGAGCATGGTGGCGCTGCTGGCGACATGGCTGCCCGCGCGGCGTGCCTCCCGTGTGGACCCCATCATCTCGTTGAAGGCGGAGTAG
- a CDS encoding ABC transporter permease, with protein sequence METLLRDLRYTLRSLRASPGFTLVAVLALALGIGANSAVFSVVNGVLLTPPPLEEPERLLHLSNDIRMAGLEDVGISIPEYQDFSTRPRVFSSVAAYTWRDMTLTGGGAPQRFGVVHGTATMLPTLGVTPALGRGFTEEEATPGAQKVVVLTHKAWRAHFAEDPQVLGKTMQLDGEPYTVVGVLPRGVAYPLRAELYVPLVPRADWVHSRTDRHFSSLARMKPGVSMAQVRADVARTAQEMEAGEPRYQGIGWAIRTTPLEDRIVGKVRGTLWLLLGAVGFVLLVACSSVANLMLARAAAREREVSIRAALGASRGRLVAQFLTESLVLSVVGGGLGLLFAMWGTDALLAFVGDGLPRASQVRLDPTSVVFTVGVSLLTGLVFGLVPALQASRADLSATMREGSRGTEGGRSGRLRAGLVVGQVALALVLLVGAGLVMKSLHALREVDEGFTPEGVLTGRFALPAARYSEPSRKLAFQRDLLERLKTLPGVESVGLTDLLPLGGTTTRGLEFEGRPETPGEIPPAVDFRVASPGYLHTLNVRLLQGRLHETMGALDAPAEVVINKTFADLYWPKGNALGQRISLEPRTQWSTVVGVVDDLREWGISSPARPAAYWSLAAVPTAYVGLAVRVKSGAPESVRTAVEAELRAVDSDVPLYSVAPLSRLVDESIGSRSLSAWLMGLFAGTALLLAALGIAGVVGYSVARRTREMGIRMALGAARSDVLLLVLRQGLNLVGLGVAVGLVMSLGLARFLGSLLYGVTAYDPWTFVGVAALLSTVALLATWLPARRASNVDPIISLRSE encoded by the coding sequence ATGGAGACGTTGCTTCGAGACTTGCGCTACACGCTGCGCTCGCTGCGAGCGAGCCCGGGCTTCACGCTGGTGGCGGTGCTCGCGCTGGCGTTGGGCATCGGCGCCAACAGCGCGGTCTTCAGCGTGGTGAATGGCGTGCTGCTCACGCCTCCGCCCCTCGAGGAGCCGGAGCGATTGCTGCATCTGTCCAACGACATCCGGATGGCGGGCCTGGAGGACGTCGGCATCTCCATTCCGGAGTACCAGGACTTCAGCACCCGGCCGCGCGTGTTCAGCTCGGTGGCGGCGTACACGTGGCGGGACATGACGCTGACGGGGGGCGGAGCGCCGCAGCGCTTCGGCGTGGTGCATGGCACCGCCACGATGCTCCCCACGCTGGGCGTGACGCCCGCGCTGGGCCGAGGCTTCACCGAGGAGGAGGCGACGCCGGGCGCGCAGAAGGTCGTGGTGCTGACGCACAAGGCGTGGCGCGCGCACTTCGCGGAGGACCCGCAGGTGCTGGGCAAGACGATGCAGCTCGACGGCGAGCCGTACACGGTGGTGGGCGTGCTGCCCCGAGGCGTCGCGTATCCCTTGCGAGCCGAGCTCTACGTGCCCTTGGTTCCTCGCGCGGATTGGGTCCATTCGCGCACGGACCGGCACTTCAGCTCGCTTGCGCGGATGAAGCCGGGCGTGTCGATGGCGCAGGTGCGCGCGGACGTGGCCCGCACCGCCCAGGAGATGGAAGCGGGGGAGCCTCGCTACCAGGGGATTGGTTGGGCCATCCGCACCACCCCGCTGGAGGACCGCATCGTCGGCAAGGTGCGCGGGACGCTGTGGCTGCTGTTGGGCGCGGTGGGCTTCGTGCTGCTGGTGGCGTGCAGCAGCGTGGCCAACTTGATGCTGGCGCGTGCGGCGGCGCGTGAGCGCGAGGTGTCCATCCGCGCGGCGCTGGGCGCGAGCCGGGGGCGCCTGGTGGCGCAGTTCCTCACGGAGAGCCTTGTCCTGTCCGTGGTCGGCGGAGGGCTGGGGCTCCTGTTCGCGATGTGGGGCACGGACGCGCTCCTGGCCTTCGTGGGTGACGGGCTGCCTCGCGCGTCGCAGGTGCGGCTGGACCCGACGTCGGTGGTCTTCACCGTGGGCGTGTCGCTGCTCACGGGCCTGGTGTTCGGCCTGGTGCCCGCGCTGCAAGCAAGCCGCGCGGACCTGAGCGCGACGATGCGCGAGGGCTCGCGCGGGACGGAGGGCGGACGCTCCGGGCGGCTGCGCGCGGGGCTGGTGGTGGGGCAGGTCGCGCTCGCCCTGGTGTTGCTGGTGGGCGCGGGCCTGGTGATGAAGAGCCTGCACGCGCTGCGCGAGGTCGATGAGGGCTTCACGCCGGAGGGAGTGCTCACGGGGCGCTTCGCGCTGCCCGCCGCGCGCTACTCGGAGCCGTCCCGGAAGCTGGCCTTCCAGCGCGACCTGCTGGAGCGACTGAAGACGCTCCCTGGCGTGGAGTCGGTGGGATTGACGGACCTGCTGCCGCTCGGAGGCACCACCACGCGGGGACTCGAGTTCGAGGGCCGGCCCGAGACGCCGGGCGAGATTCCTCCGGCCGTGGACTTCCGCGTGGCGAGCCCGGGGTATCTGCACACGTTGAACGTGAGGCTGCTCCAGGGCCGGCTGCACGAGACGATGGGCGCGCTGGATGCCCCCGCGGAGGTGGTCATCAACAAGACCTTCGCGGACCTGTACTGGCCGAAGGGCAACGCGCTGGGGCAGCGCATCTCGCTGGAGCCCAGGACGCAGTGGTCGACGGTGGTGGGCGTCGTGGACGACCTGCGCGAGTGGGGCATCTCCTCGCCCGCGCGCCCCGCGGCCTATTGGTCCCTGGCGGCGGTGCCGACCGCCTATGTGGGCCTCGCCGTGCGCGTGAAGTCCGGCGCTCCCGAGTCCGTGCGCACCGCGGTGGAGGCGGAGTTGCGCGCGGTGGACTCGGACGTTCCGCTGTACAGCGTGGCGCCGCTCTCTCGACTGGTGGACGAGTCCATCGGCTCGCGGAGCCTGTCGGCCTGGCTGATGGGCTTGTTCGCGGGGACCGCGCTGCTGCTGGCCGCGCTGGGCATCGCGGGGGTCGTCGGCTACTCCGTCGCGCGGCGCACGCGGGAGATGGGCATCCGCATGGCCTTGGGGGCCGCCCGCTCCGACGTGCTGCTGCTGGTGCTGCGCCAGGGGTTGAACCTGGTGGGCCTGGGCGTGGCCGTGGGGCTGGTGATGTCGCTGGGGCTGGCCCGCTTCCTGGGGTCTCTCCTGTACGGCGTGACGGCGTATGACCCGTGGACGTTCGTGGGGGTCGCGGCGCTCTTGAGCACGGTGGCGCTGCTGGCGACGTGGCTGCCGGCGCGGCGCGCGTCGAACGTGGACCCCATCATCTCCTTGCGCTCCGAGTGA
- a CDS encoding ABC transporter ATP-binding protein produces MTTTTNSVETPAPGDAVVLAETPKVDPGKSLIQLEGLTKVFETEEVETHALSNIHLNIRQNEWVAIVGPSGSGKSTLLAVLGLLDTTTRGTYLLDGKSVLDLSASDRALVRNRHIGFIFQSFNLIGDLTVFENVELPLTYRGMPAAERKQRVERALERVGMAHRARHMPGQLSGGQQQRIAVARAVAGDPLILLADEPTGNLDSKNGEAVMQLLSDLHKGGATICMVTHDPAHARTATRTVSLFDGRIVQDEQRR; encoded by the coding sequence ATGACGACGACGACGAACAGTGTGGAAACTCCCGCTCCTGGGGACGCGGTGGTGTTGGCGGAGACGCCCAAGGTGGACCCGGGCAAGTCGCTCATCCAGTTGGAGGGGCTGACGAAGGTGTTCGAGACGGAGGAGGTGGAGACCCACGCGCTCTCCAACATCCACCTCAACATCCGGCAGAACGAGTGGGTGGCCATCGTCGGCCCGTCCGGCTCCGGCAAGTCCACGCTCTTGGCGGTGCTGGGGTTGCTCGACACGACGACGCGCGGCACGTACCTGCTGGACGGCAAGAGCGTGCTGGACTTGTCCGCGTCGGACCGGGCGCTGGTGCGCAACCGGCACATCGGCTTCATCTTCCAGAGCTTCAACCTGATTGGCGACCTGACGGTGTTCGAGAACGTGGAGCTGCCCCTGACGTACCGGGGCATGCCCGCCGCCGAGCGCAAGCAGCGGGTGGAGCGCGCGCTGGAGCGCGTGGGCATGGCGCACCGGGCGCGGCACATGCCGGGGCAGCTCTCCGGTGGTCAGCAGCAGCGCATCGCCGTGGCGCGAGCGGTGGCGGGCGACCCGCTCATCCTGCTGGCGGACGAGCCCACCGGCAACCTCGACTCGAAGAACGGCGAGGCGGTGATGCAGCTCCTGTCGGACCTGCACAAGGGCGGTGCCACCATCTGCATGGTGACGCACGACCCGGCGCACGCGCGCACCGCCACGCGCACGGTGAGCCTGTTCGACGGGCGCATCGTCCAGGACGAGCAGCGTCGCTGA
- a CDS encoding ABC transporter permease, with translation METFLQDVRYALRTLRKSPGFVVVAVLALALGIGANSAVFSVVNGVLLKPPPFSQPERLVHVWGNYAKADLKDIWVSVPEYRDYLTMPKVFSSVGVYAEENVTLTGGDSPERLHAVFSTASLFPTLGVSPVLGRAFTEEEETPGRERVLLLTHKAWRARFAEDPKVLGRELQLDGNTYTVVGVLPPGVEYPAGAEVYVPFAPSADKTAETTRGNHYLAMVARLKPGVTLPVAQADLVRVGREMETLYPGNYKDLGWSISVRSLEDEVVGDVRGTLWLLLGAVGFVLMVACGSVANLLLARAAAREREVSIRAALGAGRGRLVAQFLTESFVLSGVGGTLGLLLAVWGTDVLVAMVGEGLPRATEVRLDVTSVLFTLGVTVLTGVVFGLVPALQSSRADLSATMREGARGTQGRKSSRLRSGLVVGQVAFALVLLVGAGLFMRSFHALGNVDAGFTPEGVLTGEVTLPASNYGKPEEKRAFQQELLRRVRALPGVEAAGAANMLPLGGRSDTSFDIEGRERAPGEMWPAVETRFATTDYLSALRVRLLDGRMLQETDGPETEGAVVINKAFADLYWPKGNALGQRVKLHRADSRWTTVVGIVEDLREWGLDAPARPTAYYAAAQTPLTYVKLAVRVKQGKPESLRTALEAELRGLDANLPMFNVSSMTQRVDQSIGSRRLSAVLMGLFAGTALLLAALGISGVIGYSVAQRTREMGIRMALGAGRGDVLMLVLRQGLGLVGVGLGVGLMLSLGLVRLLSTLLFGVGTYDPWTFGAVPLVLVGVALLATWLPARRATRVDPIIALKAD, from the coding sequence ATGGAAACCTTTCTCCAGGACGTCCGATACGCGCTGCGTACGCTGCGCAAGAGCCCCGGCTTCGTCGTGGTCGCGGTGCTCGCGCTGGCGCTGGGCATCGGCGCCAACAGCGCGGTCTTCAGCGTGGTGAATGGCGTGCTGCTCAAGCCGCCGCCGTTCTCCCAGCCGGAGCGGCTGGTGCACGTCTGGGGCAACTACGCCAAGGCGGACCTGAAGGACATCTGGGTGTCGGTGCCCGAGTACCGGGACTACCTCACGATGCCCAAGGTCTTCAGCTCGGTGGGGGTCTACGCGGAGGAGAACGTCACGCTCACGGGCGGCGACTCGCCGGAGCGGCTGCACGCGGTGTTCTCCACGGCCTCGCTGTTCCCCACGCTGGGCGTGTCGCCGGTGCTGGGGCGCGCGTTCACCGAGGAGGAGGAGACGCCGGGCCGTGAGCGGGTGTTGCTGCTCACGCACAAGGCCTGGCGCGCGCGCTTCGCGGAGGACCCGAAGGTGCTGGGGCGCGAGCTCCAGCTGGATGGGAACACGTACACGGTGGTGGGCGTGTTGCCGCCGGGCGTGGAGTACCCCGCGGGCGCGGAGGTGTATGTGCCCTTCGCGCCTTCCGCGGACAAGACCGCGGAGACGACCCGAGGCAACCACTACCTGGCCATGGTGGCGCGGCTGAAGCCGGGTGTGACGCTGCCCGTGGCCCAGGCGGACCTGGTGCGGGTGGGCCGGGAGATGGAGACGCTCTACCCCGGCAACTACAAGGACCTGGGCTGGTCCATCTCCGTGCGGTCGCTGGAGGACGAGGTGGTGGGCGACGTGCGCGGGACGCTGTGGCTGCTGTTGGGCGCGGTGGGCTTCGTGCTGATGGTGGCGTGCGGCAGCGTGGCGAACCTGCTCCTCGCGCGTGCGGCGGCGCGGGAGCGTGAGGTGTCGATTCGCGCGGCGCTGGGCGCGGGGCGCGGCCGGCTGGTGGCGCAGTTCCTCACCGAGAGCTTCGTGTTGTCCGGCGTCGGCGGAACCTTGGGGTTGCTGCTGGCGGTGTGGGGCACGGACGTGCTGGTGGCCATGGTGGGAGAGGGGCTGCCTCGCGCGACGGAGGTGCGGCTGGACGTCACCTCGGTGCTCTTCACCTTGGGCGTGACGGTGCTGACGGGCGTGGTGTTCGGCCTGGTGCCCGCGCTCCAGTCGAGCCGCGCGGACCTGAGCGCGACGATGCGTGAGGGCGCGCGGGGAACGCAGGGCCGCAAGTCGAGCCGGCTGCGCTCCGGGCTGGTGGTGGGGCAGGTGGCCTTCGCGCTGGTGCTGCTGGTGGGCGCGGGCCTCTTCATGCGCAGCTTCCATGCGCTGGGCAACGTGGACGCGGGCTTCACGCCGGAGGGGGTACTCACGGGAGAGGTGACGCTGCCGGCCTCGAACTATGGGAAGCCGGAGGAGAAGCGGGCCTTCCAGCAGGAGTTGCTCCGACGCGTGCGGGCGCTGCCCGGAGTCGAGGCGGCGGGCGCGGCGAACATGCTGCCCTTGGGTGGCCGCTCCGACACCAGCTTCGACATCGAGGGACGTGAGCGAGCGCCGGGCGAGATGTGGCCCGCGGTGGAGACGCGCTTCGCGACCACGGACTACCTGAGCGCGCTGCGGGTGCGGCTGCTCGACGGGCGGATGCTCCAGGAGACGGACGGCCCGGAGACGGAGGGCGCGGTGGTCATCAACAAGGCCTTCGCGGACCTCTACTGGCCGAAGGGCAATGCGCTGGGCCAGCGGGTGAAGCTGCACCGCGCCGACTCGCGGTGGACGACGGTGGTGGGCATCGTCGAGGACCTGCGCGAGTGGGGCCTGGACGCTCCCGCGCGCCCGACGGCGTACTACGCCGCGGCGCAGACGCCGCTCACGTACGTGAAGCTGGCGGTGCGCGTGAAGCAGGGCAAGCCGGAGTCCTTGCGTACGGCGCTGGAGGCCGAGCTTCGCGGGCTGGATGCGAACCTGCCCATGTTCAACGTGTCGTCGATGACGCAGCGGGTGGACCAGTCCATCGGCTCGCGTCGGCTGTCGGCGGTGCTGATGGGCCTGTTCGCGGGCACGGCGCTGCTCCTGGCGGCGCTGGGGATTTCGGGCGTGATTGGCTACTCGGTGGCGCAGCGCACGCGGGAGATGGGCATCCGCATGGCGCTGGGCGCCGGACGCGGCGACGTGCTGATGCTGGTGCTGCGGCAGGGCCTGGGGCTGGTGGGCGTGGGGTTGGGTGTGGGCCTGATGTTGTCGCTGGGCCTGGTCCGGCTGCTGAGCACGCTGCTGTTCGGCGTGGGCACGTATGACCCGTGGACCTTCGGCGCGGTGCCCCTGGTGTTGGTGGGCGTGGCGCTGCTGGCGACGTGGCTGCCCGCGCGTCGGGCCACCCGCGTGGACCCCATCATCGCGCTGAAGGCGGACTAG
- a CDS encoding ABC transporter permease has translation METLLQDARYALRSLRKSPGFALVAVLALALGIGANSAVFSVVNGVLLRPPPFAEPERLVDVSNDFGRVGRKGLTSSVVEYREYRELPSVFASVAAFSDDDVTLTGLDTPRHLRVVEATASFLPTLGVVPALGRNFTEGEETPGNDKVVMLTDQTWRTHFSRDAGVLGRTLQLDGEPYTVVGVLPSGVAHPAGADLYRPFAPSADLASEDKRETRFLEVLARLKPGVTMAAAAQDLARVSQSLAERHPKYAQGRRTIGLKSLEDEVVGDVRGTLWLLLGAVGFVLMVACGSVANLLLARAAAREREVSIRAALGAGRGRLMAQFLTESLVLSLVGGVLGLLLALWGTDLLLALVGDSLPRAAEVRLDVRSLLFTGGLSLFSGLLFGLVPALQASRADLNAAMREGSRGTAGSRSGRLRSGLVVGQVAFALVLLVGAGLFGKSLLALVSVDPGFRPEGVLTAQLSLPGTSYATPERQGAFHRELLERLTSLPGVESAGLTNLLPLGHSMTFGFAIDGRTKGPDEVWPAVQFRTVSADYLRTLGFKLRQGRWLEASDGAGAAGAVVINKTFADAYWPQGNALGQRLKLNRPDGEWTTVVGIVEDAREWALDKPMVPMAYYSLAQLGGTNLALALRVKAGSPEQLRSAVESELRALDADVPLFGVAPLTRLVDESMGNHRLAALLMGLFAGTALLLASLGLAGVIGYSVAQRTREMGIRMALGAAKSEVLALVLRQGMKLAGLGVALGLVLSLGLAHLLRTLLYGVAAYDVWTFVGVAALLGGVALLATWLPARRATRVDPIIALRAE, from the coding sequence ATGGAGACCTTGCTTCAGGATGCGCGCTACGCGCTGCGGTCGCTGCGCAAGAGCCCGGGGTTCGCGCTGGTGGCGGTGCTGGCGCTGGCGCTGGGCATCGGCGCCAACAGCGCGGTCTTCAGCGTGGTGAACGGCGTGCTGCTCCGGCCTCCGCCGTTCGCCGAGCCCGAGCGCCTGGTGGACGTGTCGAACGACTTCGGGCGCGTGGGCCGCAAGGGCCTGACGTCCTCGGTGGTGGAGTACCGCGAGTACCGCGAGCTGCCGAGCGTCTTCGCGTCCGTGGCGGCCTTCTCCGACGACGACGTCACGCTCACGGGGCTGGACACGCCGAGGCACCTGCGCGTGGTGGAGGCCACCGCGTCCTTCCTGCCGACGCTGGGCGTGGTGCCCGCGCTGGGCCGCAACTTCACGGAAGGGGAGGAGACGCCGGGCAACGACAAGGTCGTGATGCTCACGGACCAGACGTGGCGGACGCACTTCTCGCGGGACGCGGGGGTGCTGGGGCGCACGCTCCAACTCGACGGGGAGCCGTACACGGTGGTGGGGGTGCTGCCCAGCGGTGTCGCCCATCCGGCGGGCGCGGACCTCTACCGGCCCTTCGCGCCGTCGGCGGACCTGGCGTCCGAGGACAAGCGCGAGACGCGCTTCCTGGAGGTGCTGGCGCGGCTGAAGCCCGGCGTGACGATGGCGGCGGCGGCACAGGACCTGGCGCGCGTGTCGCAGTCGCTGGCGGAGCGTCATCCCAAGTACGCGCAGGGCCGGCGCACCATCGGCCTCAAGTCGCTGGAGGACGAGGTGGTGGGCGACGTGCGCGGGACGCTGTGGCTGCTGCTGGGCGCGGTGGGCTTCGTGCTGATGGTGGCGTGCGGCAGCGTGGCGAACCTGCTCCTCGCGCGTGCGGCGGCGCGGGAGCGTGAGGTGTCGATTCGCGCGGCGCTGGGGGCTGGACGCGGCCGGCTGATGGCGCAGTTCCTCACCGAGAGCCTGGTGCTGTCGCTCGTGGGCGGCGTGCTGGGCCTGCTCCTGGCGCTGTGGGGCACGGACCTGCTGCTCGCGCTGGTGGGGGACAGCCTCCCTCGCGCGGCGGAGGTGCGGCTGGATGTGCGCTCGCTCCTCTTCACGGGTGGGTTGAGCTTGTTCTCGGGGCTGCTCTTCGGGCTGGTGCCCGCGCTCCAGGCGAGCCGCGCGGACCTGAACGCGGCGATGCGCGAGGGCTCGCGAGGCACCGCGGGGAGCCGCTCGGGCCGGCTGCGCTCCGGGCTGGTGGTGGGGCAGGTGGCCTTCGCGCTGGTGTTGCTGGTGGGCGCGGGCCTCTTCGGCAAGAGCCTGCTGGCGCTCGTGTCGGTGGACCCGGGCTTCCGGCCGGAGGGTGTGCTCACCGCGCAGCTGTCACTGCCCGGCACGAGCTACGCCACCCCGGAGCGACAGGGCGCCTTCCATCGCGAGCTCCTGGAGCGGCTGACGTCGCTGCCCGGCGTGGAGTCCGCGGGGCTCACCAACTTGCTGCCGCTGGGGCACTCGATGACGTTCGGCTTCGCCATCGACGGCCGGACGAAGGGGCCCGACGAGGTGTGGCCCGCGGTGCAGTTCCGCACCGTCAGCGCGGACTACCTGCGCACGCTGGGCTTCAAGCTGCGGCAGGGACGCTGGCTCGAGGCGTCGGATGGCGCGGGCGCGGCGGGCGCGGTGGTCATCAACAAGACCTTCGCGGACGCGTACTGGCCCCAGGGCAACGCGCTGGGGCAGCGGCTGAAGCTCAACCGTCCCGATGGTGAGTGGACCACGGTGGTGGGCATCGTCGAGGACGCGCGGGAGTGGGCCTTGGACAAGCCCATGGTGCCCATGGCGTATTACTCGCTGGCGCAGCTGGGCGGGACGAACCTGGCGCTCGCGCTTCGCGTGAAGGCGGGCTCCCCGGAGCAGCTTCGCTCGGCGGTGGAGTCGGAGCTGCGCGCGCTGGACGCGGACGTGCCGCTGTTCGGAGTGGCCCCGCTGACGCGGCTGGTGGACGAGTCCATGGGCAACCACCGGCTGGCCGCGCTGTTGATGGGCTTGTTCGCGGGCACGGCGCTGCTGCTGGCGTCGCTGGGGCTCGCGGGCGTCATCGGCTACTCGGTGGCGCAGCGCACGCGGGAGATGGGCATCCGCATGGCGCTGGGCGCGGCGAAGTCGGAGGTGCTGGCGCTGGTGCTGCGCCAGGGGATGAAGCTCGCGGGCCTGGGCGTCGCGCTGGGGTTGGTGCTGTCGCTGGGGCTCGCGCACCTGCTTCGCACGCTGCTGTACGGCGTGGCGGCGTACGACGTGTGGACCTTCGTGGGAGTGGCCGCGCTGCTGGGTGGCGTGGCGTTGTTGGCGACGTGGCTGCCCGCGCGGCGGGCCACTCGCGTGGACCCCATCATCGCGTTGCGAGCGGAGTAG